The Streptomyces rimosus genomic interval AGGAGGTCGGCCAGGAGGCCGCGGATGATGTCGGTGTGCGGGTCGCCGGGGACGGTGCCCGTAGCGTCGGAGCCTGAACCGGCGCCGCCGGTTCCGCCGTCACCGGCGCCGGGGACGCCCGGCGCGGGGTCCGGCAGGGCGCGGTGGTCCAGCTTGTCGTTGGCGGTACGGGGCAGTTCGGCGAGCAGCGTCACCGTGGCCGGGACCATGTGCGCGGGAAGCGCGGCGGCGAGGTGCGCGCGCAGAGTGGCGGAGGTGGGGAGGGGTGGGGCGGGGGTGGGGGTGGGGGCCCCGGGGGAAGGAACAGCGGAGGCATCGCCGCCCCCGGCCGAGCTGTCAGGCCCAACCGAGCCGCGTGGCCCAGCCGAGCCCTCACCAGCCCCCCGCAGCACCGCATAAGCCTGCAGTCGCTTGCCCTGAGGGGTGTCGCGGGCGATTACCGCGGCCTGGGCCACGGACGGGTGGCGGGCCAGGACGGCTTGGATCTCGCCGAGTTCGATGCGGAAGCCGCGGATCTTGACCTGGTCGTCGGTGCGGCCCAGGAATTCGACGGTGCCGTCCGTCCGGCGCCGCACCAGGTCCCCGGTGCGGTACATCCGGCCGCCCGGCTCGCCGTGCAGCGCGCCGTACGGGTCCGCCACGAAGCGTTCGGCGCTCAGGTCCGGCCGCCCGAGGTAGCCGCGGGCCAGGCAGGCGCCCGCCACGTACAGTTCGCCGGTGACGCCGTCCGGCGTGGGGCGCAGGCAGGAGTCGAGGACGTAGACCCGGGAGCCGCGCACCGGCCGCCCCTCGGGGGCCTGCCCGATGCTGCCGCCCACGGCCCCGGACCCGGTCTCGGCCCCGATCCCGATCCCGGCCCCGGCCTCGGCCCCAGCCCCGGACCCGATCTCAGGCGCCGTCCAGTAATACGCGTCGACCGTCGTCTCCGTAGGCCCGTAGAGGTTGACCGCGTGCAGTGCCTCGGTCGCGGTCAGCCGCTCCCACAGCGGTGCGGGTACGGCCTCGCCGCCGACGACGAGTACGGCCGGGTGGTGCCGGCCGTCGTCCAGCAGTCCTTCGGCCAGCAGGGCTTCGGCGTAGGAGGGAGTGACGTCGAGGTAGTCGATGCGGTGCTCGGCCACGTACCGGGCGAGGGCTGCGGGGTCGCGGTACGACACGTCGTCCAGCAGGTGCAGTTCGTGCCCGTGCACCATCCACAGCACCGGGTCCCAGGACGCGTCGAAGGCGAACGACGCGCTGTGTGCGACGCGCAGCCGTTCCCGGCCGGTGCGGGCGACGGCGGGCGCGATGTGGTCGCGGCCGTGCCCGGCGTACAGGTTGGCGAGCGAGGCGTGGCCGACCACGACGCCCTTGGGGCGGCCGGTCGAACCGGAGGTGTGGATGACGTACGCGGCCTGGCCGGGCGCGGGCGGTGTGGCGGGCGCGTCGGCGGGCTGCGCGGCGAGCGAGGCGGCGGTGCCGGGGTCGTCCAGCGCGACGACGGGCAGGCCGTGTGCCGGGAGTCCGGCGAGCGTCGCGGCCGTACCGATCACACAGACGGGGCGGGCGTCTTCGAGCACGGCCAGCGTCCGGGCCGCCGGGTGCCCGAGGTCGAGCGGCTGGCAGACGCCGCCCGCCTTCAGGACCGCGAGCAGCGCCGCCATCATGTCGGTGCCGCGCGGCAGCGCGAGGGCGACGGGCCGTTCCGGTCCGGCGCCCAGCCCGGTCAGCAGGTGGGCCAGCCGGTTGGCGGCGGCGTCCAGTTCGGCGAAGGTCAGCGCGGTGTCACCGGTGCGGACGGCCACCGCCCGCGGGGTGCGGGCGGCCTGTTCGGCGAAGTACTCGGGGAGGGTGCGGGCAGCGGGCGCCTCGGTGCGCCCGTCCGTGACGCGGCGTATCGCGGCCGGGTCCAGCAGGTCGACGGTGCCGACGGGGCGGTCCGGGTCGGTCAGCAGCAGTTCGGTGAGCCCGTCGAGGTAGCGCAGGAACGATTCCTGGTGTCCGGCGAGTTCGGCGGGCGCGTACCGGCCCGTGTGGGCGTCTAGGCTGATGCGCAGTCCGCCGTCGGCGTCCGGCGCCGCGGTGACGGCGAGGTCCTCGACCGGCCCGGCGGCGAGGTTGTGGACGGTGCCGGGCAGCCCCGCGAAGTCCAGGCCGGCGTCGAACGGCTTGATGTTGACCATGGGTCCGGTCAGCGGTGTACCGGCGGAGGAGAGTGCGAGGTCGCGGCGGATGTCGGCCTGCGGGTAGCGCTGGTGGCGGCGGACGGCGCGGATTTCGAGGACGACGCGGCGCAGCAGTGCGGCGCCGGTGTCCTGGGGGCGTACGGCGATGCGCAGCGGCAGTACGTTGACGGTCATGGCCGGGGTGCGCAGCGCGGCGGGGCCGCGCCGGTTGGTCAGCGGCAGGCCGAGCACGATGTCCTCGGCGCCGGTGACGCGGTGCAGGTGGCCCGCGGTCGCGGCGACGACGAGTTCCGCCCAGGTGGCCTTGGCCGCTTCGGCGGCCCGGGTGAGCCGGTCCAGGGCCGCGGCGGGCAGGCCGGTACGGGCGCGCAGTACGTCGCCCGCGCCGATGGCGTCGGCGAGCGAGGCCGCGCCGGTGCCGGCACCGGCTCCCCGCGGACCTGCCCCACCCTCGGCGGACCCGGCGCCAGTGGCACCCCCGGCGCCCCCTCCCGCGAGCGTCACCGGCTCCGGCCGCCCCGCCATCCGCCCGGCCCAGAACTCCCGGTCGATCGTGTACTGCTCGCTGTCCAGGTACCGCCGCTCGTCCTCGACCAGGTCGCGCAGCGGCGCGAACCGGGTGGCCGCGGGCTCCAGTCCGGCGGCGAGGGCGGTGTAGACCTCGGCGAGCCGCTGCCCGACGAGCTGGAGGGCGTACGCGTCGACCGCGATGTGGTGGACGCGCTGGTACCACCAGTACCGGTCGTCGGCGACGCGGAACAGCGCCTGCGTCATGAGCTGTCCGGCCTCGCCCGGGTCGGCGGCGCGGGTGAGGTCGGCGTGCATCCAGTCGCGTGCCGCTTCCTCGGCGGGCCGGTGCCCGCCGCGCAGGTCGGCGCGGTGCAGCAGCCGGTCCGGGGCGGGCGGCGCGAGGTGCTGCGCGGGGATGCCGTCCGTCTCGCGTACGCATACGCGCAGCGTCTCGGCCTCGGTGACGGTGCGCAGCAGGGCGCGCTCGAACAGCGCCTCGTCCAGCGGTCCCTGGATCTCCACCACGTCCGCGGTGTTCAGGGCCGGGCTCTTGGGATCGATTTGACTCGCGTAATGAATGCCGGCCTGCGCGGTGAGCAGGGGGAAGTCCTCGGGCCCCGCGGACCCGGGAACGCCCGGCGAGGGGGTGCCGGGGCGCGGCGTCGCCGCGGGGGCTGCCTGGTCGAGCGGACGCTGATGCATGTGTGTGACAACTCCCGGGGAGAAATCCGACCTTCGCGCACCGGCCGGGACAGCCCGCGCGCAAACTTAGGGAAGCCTAAGTTATTTTTTACTCTTCCGTGGTGCCGCCGACCGCTGCGGGCACCGGCCACCGAGCCCGAAGAGGAGACGATGACGTCCACCACCACCCCCGCCCCCGGGTCCGCCGTACTGCCCGCCGCCGTCAAGGACGCCGTGCGGCAGCACATCGCGGACCGGCGCGGCACCCTGCTGGACCTCAGCCGCCGTATCCACGGCTGTCCGGAGACGGCCTTCACCGAGCACCGCGCCGCGGCCTGGTGCGCGGAGCTGCTGCGCGAGCACGGTTTCGCCGTGACCGCGCCCGCCCACGGCCTGGACACCGCGTTCGTGGCCACCGCCGGGACCGGCCCGGTCACGGTGGCGATCGCCTGCGAGTACGACGCGCTGCCGGACCTCGGCCACGCCTGCGGCCACAACCTGATCGCGGCGGCCGGTGTCGGCGCGGCGCTGGGCCTGGCCCCGTTCGCGGCGGAACTGGGCCTGACCGTGCGGGTCGTGGGCACGCCTGCCGAGGAGCGCGGCGCGGGCAAGGCGCTGCTTCTGGAGGCCGGGGCGTTCGACGGGGTGGACGCGGCGATGATGGTGCACCCGTGTCCGTTCGAGATGTCCGACTTCCGGTCGTTCGCGCTGGGCACGCTGTCCGTCACGTACACCGGCCGCACCGCCCACCCCAGCCTCAACCCGCACGAGGGCCGCAACGCGGCCGACGCTCTGACGGTCGCGCAGGTCGCCCTGGGCCTGCTGCGCCAGCAGTTGCCGCCGCAGTGGCGGGTGCACGGCGTCACGACGTCGGCGGGCTCGGCGCCCAACGCGATACCGGACCGCGCGACGGCCGAGTACGAGATCCGCGCCGAGGCCGCCGAGGACCTGCGCGAGCTGCGGGAGCGGGTGGAGGCGTGCTTCCGGGCCGGGGCGCTGGCGACCGGCTGCGAGGTGACGCTGGAGCGCCCGGAGCCCGACTACCTGGACTTCCGCGGCGACCCCGGGCTGATCGCCCTGTGGGAGGCGAACGCGCGCGCCCTGGGCCGGCCGGAGCCGGTCGTGCGCGGGCCCTTCGCCTGTACGGACATGGGCAACGTGTCGCACGCGGTCCCCTCGATCCATCCCGTACTGGACATCAGCGGGGGCGCCTGCGGGCCGCACGAGCCGGAGTTCGCCGAGGCGGCGGTGTCGCCGGCGGCCGAACAGGCACTGCTGGACGGCGCGGTGGGCCTGGCCTGGACGGCCGCGGACTTCGCGTACGGCAGGAACGGCGGAAGCGGCGGCGCGGCCGGGGCGTGACGGAGCGCCGGTGGCACCCGGGGGTGCCACCGGCGTCCGGACGGCCGTACGGGCCGCCGCGGCTCAGGACTTGGACAGCGCCTTGCTGATGTCGTTCATGACGACATCGCTGGCGAGCGGGCCGCCGCGGGTGGACCAGACGGAACCGTCGACGGTCGCCACGTGGTTCTTCCGGACCGCGCCCAGCTCCTTGTAGGCGGGCTTGGTCTGCACGTCCTTCAGGGCCTTCTCGCCGTCGGAGGTCAGCGTGGACAGGAACAGCCAGTCGCCGTCGATCTCGTTGATCTTCTCCAGGCTGAGCGACGGGGTGTGCGCGTTGCCGTCCTTGTTCTGGTTGGCGGGCCGCTTCAGACCCATCTCCAGGGCGACGCCGCTGGCGAACTGCTTGCGCTCCATCCAGCTCGGCCCGTCCTGGTTCCAGCGGACGATGGAGACGGCGGCGCCCTTGTTGGCGCCCAGCTTCTCACCCGCCGCCTTGGCGGCCGCCTCGTGGTCGGCGATGACCTTGTTGGCGTCGTTCAGCTTGTTGACGGCGTTTCCGATACCGCGGAAGGAGATCTTCCAGTCGTCGGTGGGCGCCATGGTGACCAGGGTGGCGGGGGTGATCTCGCGCAGCTGCTTGAGTACCTGCTCGTCCTGCATGTCACCGGCGAGGATCAGGTCGGGCTTGGCCGCGATGACCTTGTCCATGACCGGCTTGAGCAGGCCGCCGACGACGTCGATGCCCTTGACCTTGTCGGCCAGGTAGGCGGGCGGCTTGTCCAGGCCCTGCCCGTTGGTGATGCCGACCGGCTTGATCTTCAGCGCCAGCACCGCGTCCAGGTCTTCCTGGGTCAGCGTGACGATCCGCTGCGGGTGGGCGGGCACCTGGACGACCTTGCCGGTGGCGTCCTTGACCGTACGGGTCTCGCCGGACGCCGCGTCCTTGCCGCCCTTGTCCTTGGAGTCCGCGCCGGCGTCCGATCCGCAGCCGGTGAGCAGCAGCGTCGCGGCCCCGAGGGCGGCGACGGCCGCGGCGGCACGGCGCCGGGTGGTCAGAAGTGAGCGGCGGGACACGGTCATCGAGGACTCCGGGTTCAATGGGACACGAGGTGCGGACGGCATACGGGTGGCCGCCGGAAGCAGCCACAACGTGGCCGATTCGCGTTAAGGTTAGCCTTACCTTATGACAAAATGGCAAGAGGTGTGACACGCCTGTGACCACCCTTGCCCCGGAGAAAGGCCGGCCCCCGTGGAACTCCGCGTCGAGCAGCTCACCGCCGGATACGCCGGGCACCCGGTCGTCGACCGCGTGGACCTGACGGTCGAGTCGGGCACGGTGGTGGCGGTGGTCGGCCCCAACGGCTGCGGCAAATCCACCCTGCTGCGCTGCCTGGCCCGCCTCCACGAACCGGAATCGGGGCGGGTGTTCGCGGGCGACGCGGACGTGTGGCGGCTCAAGCAGCGGGAGGCGGCCCACCGCATCGCGCTGCTCCCCCAGTCCCCCCAGGCACCCGAGGCGGTCACCGTCGCCGGGCTCGTACGGTACGGACGCCACCCGCACCAGGGCCTGTTCCGCCAGTGGTCGCGCGAGGACGAACGGGCCGTGACCCGCGCCCTGGAGCAGACCGGCACCAGCGCCCTGGCCGGCCGGCGCCTCGACCAGCTCTCCGGCGGCCAGCGCCAGCGCTGCTGGCTGGCCATGGCGCTCGCCCAGGAGACCCCCGTCGTGCTGCTCGACGAGCCGACCAGCGCCCTCGACATCGGGCACGCCGTGGAGGTGCTGGACCTGGTGCGCGAGGTCGCGGCGGGCGGGCGCACCATCGTCATGGTCGTCCACGACCTCGCGGCGGCGGCCCGCTACGCCGACACGGTCGTCGCGATGCGCTCGGGCCGGGTGGTCGCCGCCGGCCCGCCGCGCGAGATCATCGACGCCGCGCTCGTGAAGGAGCTGTACGGCGTGGACGCGGAGATCCTCGCCGCGCCCTCCGACGGCTCCCCGGTGGTCGTACCGACGGCCCGCGCGGCGGAACCCGTACGGTCCTGACGGCCGCCGCGGTCACGGACACGCGGACGGGCCCGCCGTACGACGGGCCCGTCCGTGGGTGTGGCCAAAAAGTGCCTCAGGCAACCAGCTTTTCCAGGTCGGCGACGACCTGCCCGATGTCCGGCAGGGCGAGGCTGGCGAGCTGCGCCCGCCGGCAGCGCGCGGCCGTCTCACGGTCGGCCAGCAGCTCCCGGCACACGGCGGCCACGGCGTCCGGGTCGGTGTCCGTGAGGTGCCGGCCGAGGCCCAGTTCCTGTACGCGCGCGGCGTTGGGCAGCTGGTCGCCGAAGTTCGGCAGCACCGCCATGGGCGTGCCCGTGCGCACCGCTTCGCGGATGCTGTTGTAGCCGCCGTGGGTGACGAACAGGTCGGCGCACTCCAGCAGCAGCGGCTGCGCGAGGCGGTCCGTCAGGTGGACGTGCGGCGCGGGCTCGACGCCGCCGGCCGCTTCGATGCCGCCGGTCGCCACCACGGCCGTGCACTCCAGCCGGGACAGGCCCGCGATGATGGTCGCCAGCTGCTCCGCCGGGTCGGTCATGCCCACCGGCAGCGGGGTGCCCGGGGGCAGCACCTCGCGGAACATCGGCAGCGCGGTGCCCACCGCGGCGAACACCAGCGGCCGGTCGGTGGGGAGTTCGGCGACCCAGTCCGGCAGTCCGGCGGTGCGGTCCACCACGGTGGTCTGGCGGTAGGCCAGTACGGTGGCCGGGAACCGCGCGAAGGAGTACTCGGCGGGCAGGTAGTCGAAACGGCCGTGCGGGTAGAGCGACCCGGGCTCCTCCTGCACGGGCAGCCCCAGCTGCTCCCGCAGCCGGTTCAGCGCCGGGAGCAGCGCCGCCGGGTCGAGGATGTTGACGGTGCCCGCGGGGATGGGCAGCTGCGGGATGCCGAGCTGTTCGGCGAGCAGGCAGGCGCCGATGTCCATGCCGTCGCGGATGATCGCGTCGGGGCGGAAGTCCCGGGCCAGCTCCGCAAGGACGCGGTGGCCTTCGAGGGCCATGTCGCCGGTGAGGCGGTCGACCAGGACCTTCAGGTGCGCTTCGTGGTCGTCGTCCGCCGTGTCGGCCCCCGCCGCCTCGGCTGCCTCGGCCGCCTCGGCCGAGGCGCGCCCCATCGCGCTGAAGTCGATGCGCGGCAGGGTGGGCTCGACCGTCACGGGGTCGGCGGCGAATACGGGTGCCACGTCGGCCGTCGTGACGACCGTGACCTCGTGTCCGGCGCCGGCCAGCGCGCGGGCCAGCGGCAGCAGGGCTCGGCCGTGCGAGGGGGAGCCGGTGGCGGTGCACAGGACGCGCATGGTGTTCCTCAATTCTGGGCCGGTGGGAGGTTCGATCACCGTAGAAAGCCGCGAAAACACGTGTCAAAGACGGGTGACGGTATTCGGCGACATTGAGTCATTCCCAGGGGAAAGGGCTTGTCAAGGGGAGGTGAGTGTGGGCAAAGGCATTCCGGATCCGGGGCCGCGGCGTGATCCGGAGCGGGTTCCGCACGCTCCGCCCCCCGCAAGATGCGATCAGCGGCGGGGCGCCACACGATGGGACCACGCAGGCGCCGCGGCGCACGGCCGGCAGGAAGGCGGACACCCGACGTGGAGCACATCGAAGAGCGCTCGGCGCCGTCCGGAACCGGTGGAGAGGCCGGGGCCGCATCCCCGGTCGAGGCCGCCCGCTCGTGCCTGACCCGCTCCTCCGTCTGCCTGATGTCCCCGGCCTCGGTACGGGAGCACCTGGGCGCGGACGACGAAGCCTGGGCGCGCTTCGCCGCGCACTGGGACGAGCTGGGCGAGGACCGG includes:
- a CDS encoding M20 family metallopeptidase, with product MTSTTTPAPGSAVLPAAVKDAVRQHIADRRGTLLDLSRRIHGCPETAFTEHRAAAWCAELLREHGFAVTAPAHGLDTAFVATAGTGPVTVAIACEYDALPDLGHACGHNLIAAAGVGAALGLAPFAAELGLTVRVVGTPAEERGAGKALLLEAGAFDGVDAAMMVHPCPFEMSDFRSFALGTLSVTYTGRTAHPSLNPHEGRNAADALTVAQVALGLLRQQLPPQWRVHGVTTSAGSAPNAIPDRATAEYEIRAEAAEDLRELRERVEACFRAGALATGCEVTLERPEPDYLDFRGDPGLIALWEANARALGRPEPVVRGPFACTDMGNVSHAVPSIHPVLDISGGACGPHEPEFAEAAVSPAAEQALLDGAVGLAWTAADFAYGRNGGSGGAAGA
- a CDS encoding ABC transporter substrate-binding protein, whose translation is MTVSRRSLLTTRRRAAAAVAALGAATLLLTGCGSDAGADSKDKGGKDAASGETRTVKDATGKVVQVPAHPQRIVTLTQEDLDAVLALKIKPVGITNGQGLDKPPAYLADKVKGIDVVGGLLKPVMDKVIAAKPDLILAGDMQDEQVLKQLREITPATLVTMAPTDDWKISFRGIGNAVNKLNDANKVIADHEAAAKAAGEKLGANKGAAVSIVRWNQDGPSWMERKQFASGVALEMGLKRPANQNKDGNAHTPSLSLEKINEIDGDWLFLSTLTSDGEKALKDVQTKPAYKELGAVRKNHVATVDGSVWSTRGGPLASDVVMNDISKALSKS
- a CDS encoding ABC transporter ATP-binding protein, producing MELRVEQLTAGYAGHPVVDRVDLTVESGTVVAVVGPNGCGKSTLLRCLARLHEPESGRVFAGDADVWRLKQREAAHRIALLPQSPQAPEAVTVAGLVRYGRHPHQGLFRQWSREDERAVTRALEQTGTSALAGRRLDQLSGGQRQRCWLAMALAQETPVVLLDEPTSALDIGHAVEVLDLVREVAAGGRTIVMVVHDLAAAARYADTVVAMRSGRVVAAGPPREIIDAALVKELYGVDAEILAAPSDGSPVVVPTARAAEPVRS
- a CDS encoding glycosyltransferase → MRVLCTATGSPSHGRALLPLARALAGAGHEVTVVTTADVAPVFAADPVTVEPTLPRIDFSAMGRASAEAAEAAEAAGADTADDDHEAHLKVLVDRLTGDMALEGHRVLAELARDFRPDAIIRDGMDIGACLLAEQLGIPQLPIPAGTVNILDPAALLPALNRLREQLGLPVQEEPGSLYPHGRFDYLPAEYSFARFPATVLAYRQTTVVDRTAGLPDWVAELPTDRPLVFAAVGTALPMFREVLPPGTPLPVGMTDPAEQLATIIAGLSRLECTAVVATGGIEAAGGVEPAPHVHLTDRLAQPLLLECADLFVTHGGYNSIREAVRTGTPMAVLPNFGDQLPNAARVQELGLGRHLTDTDPDAVAAVCRELLADRETAARCRRAQLASLALPDIGQVVADLEKLVA